ATCACATTGAATTCCTTTCTCTTTGCCGGGATAAGCCTGCTCTTTCGCGCCCGTATGGAAAATCTGTCGGACCGCGTCGAACTCGTCGTGTTGGTTTTCGTGCTGCTGATCTGCTGCGTTGGATTTTTCGTAAGTGCCATTTGCAGTGCACTTCTTGGCCAGTCGCGCCGGGTTCTGAACTGGGTGCGGGATGAATGGGATGGTCTCTCCGGCAGAGGCTTTTTCGGAGATCAGGTGTCTGTTGTCCCCCTTCCTCATCCCTCCGGCGGCGATGGCAAAAAACAGGCGCGCACATTGTTCCGCTCGGGTAATTTGCCGACGGTCATGATGGCCAGCTGGGCACTCATATTCCTGGGAACGCTGTGGCTGCTGCTACTTCATTTCAAGGGCTAGTCTTTGCAAATGTCTTCCATCGTTGATGTAAATCTGTCGCTCGATTCCGCATTGTTCCTCGATCTGGATGGAACGCTGGCGGATCTCAGCCCGGACCGGAATTCTATTCGCATCCCGCCAGCGACCGAGCGTAACCTTCTGGAAATTTTCGACAGTCTTTCCGGCGCTGTCGCCATCGTCAGCGGACGGGACATTGATGACCTTGCCATCCGGGTGCCCGAGGCGCTTTGGAGGATCGGCAATCACGGTGCGTTTGTACTGGCACCCGGCGAGAGTGGCCGAACATTTCCGTCACTGATCGATCCAGCCATCATTGACGACGTCAAAAGACGATGCGCCGAGCTTGGCCTTGATCTCGAGGTGAAGAAGACGTCGATCGCCATTCATTATCGCAGCACACCCGAACTGGAATCTGCCAGCCACGGACTGCTTGCCCGCTACGCCGGACAGGATTCAGAATACCTTCTGGAAGCCGGGAAAATGGTGGCGGAGCTGAAGGTTCGGAACGTCGGCAAGGGAAAGGCGATCGAGGAGCGGATGCGGCAGGCGCCATTTGCCGGGCGATTGCCGCTTTTCCTCGGCGATGATGTTACCGACGAGGACGCCTATCCCGTCATCAATCGCCTCGGCGGCGTATCGATAAAGGTAGGCGCCCCTCCCTCCCTTGCCACCACCTTCGCCTCGTCTCCTGCGGAGGTAAGGCAATGGCTGGAGCAACAGGCAGCGGCGCTGCACACCCTCTGAGACCGGTCAGGCGGCACCTTCCCGACCATTGAGTTTCAGACTGCTCACGCCGCCATCCCGATCATCTCGGAGAAGGCGAAGCGGACGCTGTCGGCGACGGCGCGGATCGTCTCGCTGGTTTCGGCTCCCGTAAGCAGCCGTACTTCGAAAGAGCCGAGTTCCGGCAGTCCATGCTTGTTGCCGAGCGCAACCATGTCGTCGGTCAGGTAGCTGCGCGGCAACGGCGCGACCGCGAGATCGGCGATGACGGCGGCCCGCTGGGCCATCGTATGGGCAGAGAGATAGGCGATCCGGTATTGCCGCTTGTCCTTGTCCAGCCGCGCCAGCGCATCGGCGCGCCAGCAACAGCCGTCTTCCCAGATCGATACCGGCAGCGGATCGCGCAGATGGGCGGTGCCACATTTGGCGCCGGCCCAGACCAGATGTTCGGTATGGATCACCTCGCCCTCATGGCTCACCACGCCCGGTGCGCAGTTGACGAGCGTCAGATCGAGCCGCTGTTCCTGCAGCCGCCGCCGCAGTTGCGATGACGTATCGACCGTCAGGTCGACCATGATGGCCGGATAGACCTCCGCGAACCGACGCAGGATCGTCGGCATGTAGCGCTCGCCGATATCATCGGGCGCCCCGAGCCTCACGACGCCCTTCATTTCCGGCATGCGGAAGCGGCCCACCGCCTCGTTGGAAAGGGCCAGCATCCGGCGCGCGTAAGGCAGCAGCGTCTCGCCGCTCTCGGTCAGCGTCACGGAGCGGGCATCGCGCAGGAAAAGCGTCGCATTGAGTTGCTCCTCCAGCTTCTTGATCTGCATCGAGACGGCTGAGGGTGTCCGGAACACCCGGTCCGCAGCCGTGGTGAAGCTACCGGTCTCGGAGATGGCGACGAAGGTGCGCAGGATATCGTTGTCCAGCAGCGGCAACGGTTGGCGGATTGTAACGGTCATCACGCATGCCTCAATATAATTGAACATGACGACCATATCATTTCGTTTGATTGATAGTCAACCGGCGCCCATATTTGCCCGCATAAGTTGGTCGGAAGGAGGTGCCGAGATGTTCATAGCGATCACTTTACGTCTGTTGCATGTCGTCGTGACGCAACCGTTGGGCGAATTCATCCGAGGACGGCGAAGAGCGCGATTGATCCGCGAGATGGATGAACTACCCCATAGCGTCCAGCGGGATGTCGGCTGGCCCCCGCGCGAGGATGCTCGCCGCTGATTCATCGCGACGCATTGGATCAATCAATTTTGTTGATTTCAGAAATAAGAAACATTCGTTTGATTGATGCAATGCCCTGATGCAAAACGCAACTGCCTGAAGAGGCGCACGCGAAAAGGAGAATGCGATGACACTGGTATTTGATGAGGCACGGTTTTCCCGGCGCTCGCGCCGGTCATTGGTAGCAGCCGGGATTCCGGCTGGTCTCAATTCCGTGATTGCCGCCTGGCGGGAATGGCATCGCCGCCGGCAGGAGGGGCTTGCACTGGAAGCAATGCCCTTCGATCTCAGGAAAGACCTCGGCTGGCCTGCAGGCGACATGGATCGCCTTGTTCGCCGATAAGCAGTTTTGCGACATGCCTCCCGCCCGGACAACTTGACGATAGTCGCGTTCGGGCAGGAGGCCATTTTTGAGGTTTGTTCAGTCCCGCTCAGATTTCCCGATCAATTTCAGTCACCTGACCGAAACTGATCCAACAGGCTGGAGCTTCGTCCATGGCTCCGCATCAAAGTCGCAAAAATGTCGCGATAATGATGTCCTGCTGAAGAAATCGCCGCTTTTCGTCACTATGATGTCGCGTATCGGCAACCGGCGAACCCCATTCCACGCAAGGAATGGGAAAAACGTGGGAACAATGGGCATCAACATGAACAAGCAGACCAAGAAGCGCTCGCTCGTCTTTTTTCTGGTACCGCATTTCACGCTCCTGCCGTTCGCAGGCGCGATTGAAACGCTGCGGATCGCCAACCGCATGCTCGGTTATTCCGCCTATGAATGGCGCCTCGCCTCGGTCGACGGGCAGAAGGTGCATTCGTCCAGTGGTATCGGCATGGAGGTGAATTCCTCGCTTGCCGATGAACGGCGTTTCCTCTCCGGCGAAAACCGCCCGAGCATGGTGATCGTCTGTTCCGGCATCTATGTGGAGGAGTTCCACAACAAGTCGGTCAACGCCTGGCTCCGCGAGGCCTATAACCGCGGCGCGGCGATCGGCAGCCTCTGTACGGGCGCCCATGTTCTGGCGCAGGCCGGACTTCTGAATGGCAAGCGCTGCGCCATTCACTGGGAAAACCTCCCCGGCTTTTCCGAAACCTTTCCGCAGGCCGAAGTCTATGCCGATCTCTACGAAGTCGACGGCAATCTTTACACCTGCGCCGGCGGCACTGCCTCGCTGGACATGATGCTGAACCTGATCGGTCAGGATTTCGGCGAAGGTCTCGTCAACCGCGTCTGCGAGCAGCACCTCACCGACCGCGTCCGCAGCGCCCATGACCGCCAGCGCTTGCCGTTGCGCGCCCGTCTCGGCGTGCAGAACTCCAAGGTCCTGTCGATCATCGAACTGATGGAAAGCAATCTATCGGAGCCGCTGTCGCTTCTGGAGATCGCCGACGATGCCGGCCTTTCGCGCCGCCAGATCGAACGCCTGTTCCGGCAGGAAATGGGCCGCTCGCCTGCCCGCTACTATCTCGAGATCCGTCTCGACCGCGCCCGCCATCTGCTGGTCCAGTCGTCCATGCCTGTGGTCGAAGTGGCGGTTGCCTGTGGTTTCGTCTCCGCGTCGCACTTCTCGAAGTGTTATCGCGAACTCTACAACCGTTCGCCCCAGCAGGAACGCGCCGAGCGCAAGTTGACCATGACCACCAACCGCACCGGCATCGTCGTCTGACACCGGCTTCCGGTCAGGGTTTCACCGCAACCTTACAGGTCGCCGTCGGCGGCCTGTTCGCCATTCGGCAGAAGCGTGACCGGGTTTTCCGTGCCGATACCGTCCACCACAGGCTGCGCGGTCGAGCCCTCGGCGATTGCCATGGGACCCTGGGGCACGAGGATCTGCGCCGCGACGGGCTGGCCTGAGGGCATGGGCTGCGACAGGTCTTGCGGCTCGCCCAGCACCGGTGCACCGGCAACGCCGAGACCGGCATCGATATTGATGCCTTCCTCCGGAATATCATAAGCGCTTCCCGTATCGCCTGCGGGACCTGCAAGTGCCTGTTCCGTAGTGTCTTCGGGAGAAAGAAGCACTCCGCCCTTGGTCATCGGCTCTTTCGTTTCCGCCGGGGTTTCCACCGAACTGTTCTCCACTCCGGCAAGGTTCGGTGTGTCGAGGTAGTTGATCGCCGCGCTCGCTCCGTTGCCGCGTGCCGGCTCCGGCGCGTAGGCCACCGGCGATCCGACAGGGCCGAGAAGCACCCTGCCCGCGTCGATATCCTCCACCCGGCCTTCAAGCTGCCCTTCGCGTTGAACATAGTGGCGGGAGGAACGCGGCGTGTTGGCCGCAAGGTCTTCGGGCGGCATCACGCGATCGCCGGTGCACGACGCAATGGCTGCGGCCGGCATGAGGATCAGCGCGGAACGTTGCAGAAAGGAAGACGCCATACACAATATCCATCTGCTGCAGCCGGTACCCGGCATTCAGCGAAGGATAGGCCTTAGCCGTTAATGTTTCGTTTGGATTTGATTCAAACGCGAATCGCGCCATCCGGCCCGCCGCCGCGATGAATTGCGCCTTCAGCGCGCGGCAACGCCAAGCGCTTCCATTTCCTTCAGCCAGTTTTCATGCGCCGAAACATCGGCCTCCGAGACATTGCCGACGATACTTGCCCTGATCGGCCGGAAGCCCACGAAACCGAGAGCGCCCACCTTCCATGCCTTCAGGCTGTGGCTGCCGTAGACGAGCCGGTAATACCAGGCGGGCATCGCCATGGTGATGACGAGGCGCATCGATCGTCCCCGGAGCAGTTTCTTCATGGCCGGGCCTGTGCCCTCATAGGCATATCCCGGCCGCAGCACCTGCTCCAGAAAGGATACCACCAGCGAAGGCATTCCGCCCATCCACAGCGGAAAGACCATCACGACATGGTCGACGGCCTTGAACAGCGTCTGGGCGTTGGCGATGTCGGGAACGACGGCGCCGCTTTGCTGCTCCTTCTGGGATTGCAGTCGCGGCACCTCGATGCGCGCGATCTCCAGCCTCTCGACGGTATGCCCCGCCCTGAGTGCTCCGGCCGCATAGGCATCCGCAAGGGCATGGCAGAAATGTCGTTCGCTGGTATCGGGATGTCCCTGCACAATCAGAATATGGCTCACGGCACTCTCCTGTTGAACTTGGCCTGTCAAATTTGACCCGTCGGAGTTGGAAGATCTGCGCGGCATTCCAGTCAGTTTTGGTGCTTGTGTAGCACACGAGGCAGAGCGTAGATCTGATGCATGTCAAGCTTTTGCATACGGGGGATTTCATGACGATTCAGCGTCTCGCCGCAGCTCTTGGACTTCTGGCCATCACCGCCGCGCCGGCCCTCTCGGCCGATTGTGCGAAGTGGAAGGCCGAGATGTGGGAGGTGGAAGGCGGGACAGTCATGACCGCCCATATCTGCCGGCCGGGGAAGGGTACGGATCGCGAGGCCCTGCTCTATGTCCAGTGCGGGGAACCCGGAACGCTGGTGCTGAACTACGACGACGGCGGCCATGGCGACCCGCCAGGCGGCGATCCCGAATGGAAGGGGCCGGCAGTCATCTCTGCCGGCGACCAGAGCCGGGAGGAAACCCTGAGCTATCAGGCCATGGATGGTATTCTCTTCCTGCCGTTTGGCGGTGACAGCGCCATTCTTGACATGCTGAAAAATGGCTCGCGGATCACCGTGGCGCCGAAGGAAACGGCCTTCAAGACCGTGAGCTTTCCGCTCTCCGGTTCTTCAGCCGCATTGGCCAAACTGACTGCCTCCTGCGGCAAGAACTGATTTTCCACACAACGAAAACCGCCGGCGAGATTTCCTCCCGCCGGCGGTTTCTTTTCTGTCCGCTAGAGCATTGGTGGCGAAAGCGGAATGGCCTGCCCGGTTCCCACTTTTGCTGGAATTGCTCCAGTTTCAGGCGGCGTACCGCCGGCCCGCCCCATCCGTGGCAACCCGCAGTCGCGACAGGAGTTCGCGCAGGTGGCGGCTTTCTTCCGCAAGCGTCTGGCCGGCTGCCGAGGTTTCCTCGACCATCGCGGCGTTCTGCTGGGTCATCTGGTCCATGTGGTTGACGGAGGTGTTGATCTCCTGAAGACCGGTCGCCTGCTCGCGTGCCGCGGTCGCGATCGAGGCCACGTGGTCGTTCACCTGATTGACCAGCTTCTCGATCTCGACCAGAGCCTCACCGGTGGAGCGCACCAGAGAAACGCCGTTGCCGACTTCCACGGCGGAATCATTGATCAACGTCTTGATTTCCTTGGCCGCATTTGCCGAACGCTGGGCCAGTTCGCGAACCTCCTGAGCCACCACGGCAAAGCCGCGGCCTGCCTCGCCTGCCCGTGCCGCCTCGACGCCGGCATTCAGCGCAAGCAGATTGGTCTGGAAGGCGATCTCGTCGATCACCGAGATAATCTGGTTGATCCGGCTGGACGAGGCCTCGATCCGACCCATCGCATCGACCGCGTTGCGAACGATTTCACCTGATCGGTTGGCGCTCAGCTTGGTTTCCGTCACCTTGTCACGGGCTTCGGCGGCGCGTTCGGAAGCGGTGCGGACGGTCGCCGTGATCTCATCCAGCGCGGCTGCCGTCTCTTCGAGGGCCGCCGCCTGCTGTTCCGTCCGGCGGGACAGGTTGTTGGTCGCCTCGCTGATGCCGCCGGCGTTTTCGGTGACGATATCGCTGGTATGGTTGATCGCGGAAATGACGCTGCTCAAGGCCGCGACGGCGCGGTTGAAGTCCTGCCGCAGCTTCTCGTAGTCGGCTCCGATATTGCCGACCTGGATCGTAAGATCACCTTCCGCAAGCCGTTCGAGAGCGGAACCGATTTCGCCGATGGCGTGGTTCTGCCGGTCCGAAGCGCTGCGCAGCACGGTTTCATTGTTCTGCCGTTCGGCATCCAGATGGGCCTGCTGCTCGGACTCGCGGTCGCGCAGCAGAATTCTCTCGCGAACGGATTCGCGCAGCACCAGCAGTGTATCCGCCATGCCGCCGATCTCGTCCCGCCGTCCGGCATCGACGATTTCGGTATTCACCCGCTCCTCGGCAATGTCGCCCATGGCTGCCTTGAGGCGGTTCACCGGCTTCACCACGCTCCGCACGACGGCGTAAGCGCAAGTCATGACCGCGATGACGCTCACCAGAATGATGCCGCCGAACCACAGGGCGTTGCTGTAGAACATGGCTGCGAGGTCGTCCGCATAGACGCCCGTGCCGACGATCCAGCCCCATGGCGCGAAGCCGACGACATGCGAGAACTTCTCGACCGGAGCCTCGGCGCCCGGCTTGGGCCAGTAGTAATCGACATAGCCCTCGCCCTTCTCCTTCACGATACGCGCGAATTCGAGGAAGATATGCTTGCCGTTCGGATCCTTCATCGAGGACAGGTCTTTCCCGTCCAGTTCCGGCTTGATCGGGTGCAGGATCATGCGGGCGTCGTTATCGTTGATCCAGAGATAGCCATCCTTGCCGTAGCGCATCGCGCTGATGACTTCCTTGGCTTTGGCCTGCGCATCCTCCCGGCTCAGCGTGCCGGCCTGTTCCATCTTGTAATATTTGGAAAATACCGCGAGCGCCGTCTGGTCTATCGATGCGAGGCCTGCTCGCCGTTCGGCCGCCAGCGTCTCATAGGATCGAAAAAGGCTGAAGGTAAGAGTCGCGATCAGAACCCCCAGCGCAAGCGCCACCAGCAGGTAGAGTCGGACCGATATACTGAAATTCCCCATCTTAAATCCCCCAATTTCTCAAGGGAAGGTTTCATGAACGGATTACAAATTTCATAAATATGTATGCATGAATTTTTGCAGGTTATAAATTATAGTCCGCGCGGATGCCGACCGTAGGCAGCTATTGCCCGCCCTGCCCTTATCTCCTAGCGTCGAAAAGCTCGTTTCGATTCCGTCGACCGGATCGGCGCGAAGATGAAAGTGACAGGACGGAAAGAAGCGAAGATGAATGGCGGAACCAGGCCTACCGGAGAATTGACCTTGCGCACGCTGGCCATGCCGGCGGATGCCAATGCGGCGGGCGACATTTTTGGCGGCTGGGTCATGGCCCAGATGGACCTTGCATCGGGTATCCGCGCCGCAGAACGCGCGCATGGCCGTGTCGTCACGGCTGCCGTCAAGGAAATGGCCTTCGCGCTGCCGGTCAAGATCGGCGACACTCTCTGTATCTATACGGATGTCGCCAGGGTTGGCCGGACATCGATGACCCTTTCGGTAGAAGCCTGGGCGCAGCGCTATCTCACCCATACGCTGGAAAAGGTCACCGAGGCGACCTTTGTGATGGTCGCACTGGATGGCGAGGGCAAGCCGACCCCCATCCCGCCTGCCTGATTTGGTGTCACTGTCGGCGGCGTGGTCGCCGCCCTTCGTTCAGGCTCGGAAAATCAGCGCGGCGCCCGCTGCGATGAGCGCGAACCCGAAGAAGTGGTTGATGGTCAGGGATTCCTTCAGCCAGAAGATCGAGAAACCGGAAAACACCAGCAGCGTGATGACCTCCTGAATGGTCTTCAATTGCGCCGCCGAATAGACCTGCGCGCCGATCCGGTTTGCCGGCACCGCGAGGCAGTATTCGAAGAATGCGATGCCCCAACTGATTATGATCGCCGCAAAAAGCGCCGTGCTGCGGAACTTGAGGTGCCCGTACCAGGCAAAGGTCATGAACACGTTGGACAGCGAAAGAAGGATGATGGGCCAGATTGCGGCCGGATTGACGAAGGACATGGTTTGACCTTGAGGAGGAGTTGCTGGGCTTGGACAGTCGCATTCCGTCTGAGAATCGAGATCGCGACTTCTTGCGGAAAACATGCAGCAAAGGGCCGTCGCGTCCAGTCCCCAAGGTGCTGCCGCAGCCCGGTCTCTCACCCCGAATTTTAGGAGCGTACAAAAAAGGTCCCTTTACGATCAATCGATTACGTAAAAATGGGGACGCCGCCGTTAAATGAATCTTATCGGATTCGTGTCAGCCTTGTGACCATGTTTGAAACGCACTGATTTTTATTGGATCCATTTTCAGCCGGATTTCCTGCATTGACCCAGATCGCCAAGCCAGCCGCTGCGAAGTTTCTGCCGGAAATCCGGAGAGCTCAGGCCGCGTATATCGTTGACGGGCTGCCTTCCACACTCGTGTTCAATTCGGTTATCGCCTGCTCCGCTACCCTGCTCACGGCCATCGGGCACGGCCTCTCCCTTTCCGTCGTCGTCTGGCTCGTCGTGCTGTTGGGAACGCTTGCCATGCGCGGCGTCGCCCGTAACCGCCTGCTGCGCTTTCACTGGGTTGAAACCCAACCCGTTTATGCGTTGCGGGTACTTGTCGCCGGCGCCTTCATCTCTGGATCGGTGTGGGCAGCACTGCCCTACTGCATCCCGGGATTTGAAGTTGTAAGCACCGGAGCCCTGGTGTTTCTGGTGATGATCGGCATTTCTGCCGGTTCGATCCTCCGAGGTATCGGTCACAGCACTGTCTCGCTTGCTTTCTCCCTTCCGCTTC
The window above is part of the Rhizobium sp. ACO-34A genome. Proteins encoded here:
- a CDS encoding LysR family transcriptional regulator, producing the protein MTVTIRQPLPLLDNDILRTFVAISETGSFTTAADRVFRTPSAVSMQIKKLEEQLNATLFLRDARSVTLTESGETLLPYARRMLALSNEAVGRFRMPEMKGVVRLGAPDDIGERYMPTILRRFAEVYPAIMVDLTVDTSSQLRRRLQEQRLDLTLVNCAPGVVSHEGEVIHTEHLVWAGAKCGTAHLRDPLPVSIWEDGCCWRADALARLDKDKRQYRIAYLSAHTMAQRAAVIADLAVAPLPRSYLTDDMVALGNKHGLPELGSFEVRLLTGAETSETIRAVADSVRFAFSEMIGMAA
- a CDS encoding AraC family transcriptional regulator, with protein sequence MGINMNKQTKKRSLVFFLVPHFTLLPFAGAIETLRIANRMLGYSAYEWRLASVDGQKVHSSSGIGMEVNSSLADERRFLSGENRPSMVIVCSGIYVEEFHNKSVNAWLREAYNRGAAIGSLCTGAHVLAQAGLLNGKRCAIHWENLPGFSETFPQAEVYADLYEVDGNLYTCAGGTASLDMMLNLIGQDFGEGLVNRVCEQHLTDRVRSAHDRQRLPLRARLGVQNSKVLSIIELMESNLSEPLSLLEIADDAGLSRRQIERLFRQEMGRSPARYYLEIRLDRARHLLVQSSMPVVEVAVACGFVSASHFSKCYRELYNRSPQQERAERKLTMTTNRTGIVV
- a CDS encoding chemotaxis protein → MGNFSISVRLYLLVALALGVLIATLTFSLFRSYETLAAERRAGLASIDQTALAVFSKYYKMEQAGTLSREDAQAKAKEVISAMRYGKDGYLWINDNDARMILHPIKPELDGKDLSSMKDPNGKHIFLEFARIVKEKGEGYVDYYWPKPGAEAPVEKFSHVVGFAPWGWIVGTGVYADDLAAMFYSNALWFGGIILVSVIAVMTCAYAVVRSVVKPVNRLKAAMGDIAEERVNTEIVDAGRRDEIGGMADTLLVLRESVRERILLRDRESEQQAHLDAERQNNETVLRSASDRQNHAIGEIGSALERLAEGDLTIQVGNIGADYEKLRQDFNRAVAALSSVISAINHTSDIVTENAGGISEATNNLSRRTEQQAAALEETAAALDEITATVRTASERAAEARDKVTETKLSANRSGEIVRNAVDAMGRIEASSSRINQIISVIDEIAFQTNLLALNAGVEAARAGEAGRGFAVVAQEVRELAQRSANAAKEIKTLINDSAVEVGNGVSLVRSTGEALVEIEKLVNQVNDHVASIATAAREQATGLQEINTSVNHMDQMTQQNAAMVEETSAAGQTLAEESRHLRELLSRLRVATDGAGRRYAA
- a CDS encoding acyl-CoA thioesterase; the encoded protein is MNGGTRPTGELTLRTLAMPADANAAGDIFGGWVMAQMDLASGIRAAERAHGRVVTAAVKEMAFALPVKIGDTLCIYTDVARVGRTSMTLSVEAWAQRYLTHTLEKVTEATFVMVALDGEGKPTPIPPA
- a CDS encoding trehalose-phosphatase: MSSIVDVNLSLDSALFLDLDGTLADLSPDRNSIRIPPATERNLLEIFDSLSGAVAIVSGRDIDDLAIRVPEALWRIGNHGAFVLAPGESGRTFPSLIDPAIIDDVKRRCAELGLDLEVKKTSIAIHYRSTPELESASHGLLARYAGQDSEYLLEAGKMVAELKVRNVGKGKAIEERMRQAPFAGRLPLFLGDDVTDEDAYPVINRLGGVSIKVGAPPSLATTFASSPAEVRQWLEQQAAALHTL